The Cygnus atratus isolate AKBS03 ecotype Queensland, Australia chromosome 2, CAtr_DNAZoo_HiC_assembly, whole genome shotgun sequence genome window below encodes:
- the LOC118251877 gene encoding zinc finger protein LOC728743 homolog encodes MTDLASPTGENPFAFPGGEEGFGDEKALVIHSQAEEEEAGKEFKCILCGECFGQQPSLARHQKHHAGERAFICAECGKAFSLKHNLIIHQRIHTGERPYQCGVCQKSFSLKQNLLTHQRIHSGEKPFSCGRCGKRFREQRFLLNHQRTHAEDRPGAATEDQPGAAAAASSRSPRPEPHEEAGGPGAASGPFACARCGKGFSCRSSLATHQRTHTGERPFACPDCGKSFSQKGSLKIHQRTHTGETPFSCPQCGKTFAQKVNLTAHQRSHGAENALTE; translated from the exons ATGACGGACCTGGCCTCGCCCACGGGCGAGAACCCCTTCGCCTTCCCCGGCGGCGAGGAGGGCTTCGGGGACGAGAAGGCGCTGGTGATCCACAGCcaggcggaggaggaggaggccgggaAGGAGTTCAAGTGCATCCTGTGCGGGGAATGCTTCGGCCAGCAGCCCAGCCTCGCCCGGCACCAGAAGCACCACGCCGGGGAGCGCGCCTTCATCTGCGCCGAGTGCGGCAAGGCCTTCAGCCTCAAGCACAACCTCATCATCCACCAGCGCATCCACACCGGGGAGCGCCCCTACCAGTGCGGCGTCTGCCAGAAGAGCTTCAGCCTCAAGCAGAACCTGCTCACCCACCAGCGCATCCACAGCGGCGAGAAGCCCTTCTCCTGCGGGCGCTGTGGGAAGCGCTTCCGTGAGCAGCGCTTCCTCCTCAACCACCAGCGCACCCACGCCGAGGACCGGCCCGGTGCGGCCACCGAGGACCAGCCCggcgcagccgccgccgccagcagTCGCTCGCCACGGCCGGAGCCGCATGAGGAGGCCGGTGGCCCCGGGGCAGCGAGCGGCCCCTTCGCCTGCGCCCGGTGCGGGAAGGGCTTCAGCTGCCGGAGCAGCCTGGCCACGCACCAGCGCACCCACACCGGCGAGCGGCCCTTTGCCTGCCCCGACTGCGGCAAGAGCTTCAGCCAGAAGGGCTCCCTGAAGATCCACCAGCGCACCCACACGGGCGAGacccccttctcctgcccccagTGTGGCAAGACCTTCGCCCAGAAGGTCAACCTCACCGCGCACCAGCGGAGCCACGGGGCAGAGAACGCCCTCAC GGAATGA
- the LOC126913217 gene encoding zinc finger protein 271-like, with product MARNLVEPGRTSKVEQPDEKPGVAAGSLELYPAGAGGSGRWFHGGQRAPERAGVERDGAASLSPLPSRVACWAPQLGSGPFRCAQCGKGFRQKQSLITHERIHTGEKPYRCGDCGKSFSQRPNLLTHRRVHTGERPFPCTQCGKSFSQKANLLAHQRIHAANEKALAGGEQEDGASGKPKLRAPQRSYQDDTPFVCPECGKSFRQKPNLITHRRIHTGERPFTCFLCGRSFNQKTNLVTHYRVHTGERPFACTQCGKRFTQKTNLVTHQSTHTDVRPYPCGQCQKCFKDKVSLKAHQKTHAPRQRRCPGRGPAPALPFGAAPTLLQPGGPEQEAAFSPMPPLPVQKIPENQELYSCTEKGFPPKEQLLPHQQAPLGEQAFPCVQCGEGFCPKVALLRPQHGPGAEAPAGCAAGFSPGPHLLGHLGVQPVLGEGAAPAPPTPGAEKPFICNQCGNSFGLWLSLVAHQKTHVGQKAFQCPEHDKSSGDELSAKSPQEKDLDGRAWLCPECGRSFVQYERLVKHRQNHRGRGPYRCDVCGKRFSLKTNLVTHQRIHTGERPFTCGVCGRRFNQKGNLVTHYRTHTGERPFACTQCGKRFAQKPNLIAHQKTHSGRQPFTCLECPKRFKSKLSLRVHQRVHVVEQPQSEPGPGQTPPSLQAHPGSPYPCSLCGESFEEHGELQLHRQGHAGERAARLRRVREALPSEGEPGRSPADPHRGAPLPLRRVRQGLQPEGAPPAAPQDAHRRRAALLLRGRLPRGSLPREELRPGAQPPNRAESPSGAADILLQLMQEDQQLVSGSHHPQEAPAGQCPCKCAEGGEGLAGKPTLQPQCCCADCVSQRQLLLKPQHDCRAEIWCKYGGCGRSFEDKRVLRVPERAHGEEKTSPCPSCL from the exons atggccag GAATCTAGTTGAGCCCGGGCGAACGAGCAAAGTGGAGCAGCCCGACGAGAAGCCCGGGGTCGCCGCGGGCTCGCTGGAGCTGTACCCGGCGGGCGCCGGCGGTTCCGGCCGCTGGTTCCATGGCGGGCAGCGCGCGCCCGAGCGGGCGGGCGTGGAGCGGGACGGCGCCGCCAGCCTCAGCCCGCTCCCGTCCCGGGTGGCCTGCTGGGCCCCCCAGCTCGGCAGCGGCCCCTTCCGCTGCGCCCAGTGCGGGAAGGGCTTCCGCCAGAAGCAGAGCCTCATCACGCACGAGAGGATCCACACCGGGGAGAAGCCCTACAGGTGCGGGGACTGCGGCAAGAGCTTCAGCCAGCGGCCCAACCTGCTGACCCACCGCCGCGTGCACACGGGGGAGCGCCCCTTCCCCTGCACGCAGTGCGGCAAGAGCTTCAGCCAGAAGGCCAACCTCCTGGCCCACCAGCGCATCCACGCCGCCAACGAGAAGGCGCTGGCCGGGGGCGAGCAGGAGGACGGCGCCTCCGGCAAGCCGAAGCTGCGAGCCCCGCAGCGGAGCTACCAGGACGACACCCCCTTCGTCTGCCCCGAGTGCGGGAAGAGCTTCCGCCAGAAGCCCAACCTCATCACCCACCGGCGCATCCACACCGGCGAGCGCCCCTTCACCTGCTTCCTCTGCGGCCGGAGCTTCAACCAGAAGACCAACCTGGTGACGCACTACCGCGTGCACACCGGGGAGCGCCCCTTCGCCTGCACCCAGTGCGGCAAGCGCTTCACCCAGAAAACCAACCTGGTGACGCACCAGAGCACCCACACCGACGTCCGCCCCTACCCCTGCGGGCAGTGCCAGAAGTGCTTCAAGGACAAGGTGTCCCTCAAAGCCCACCAGAAGACGCACGCCCCGCGCCAGCGGAGGTGCCCGGGCCGGGGTCCGGCTCCCGCCCTGCCCTTCGGGGCCGCCCCCACGCTGCTGCAGCCCGGGGGCCCGGAGCAGGAGGCCGCCTTCAGCCCGATGCCGCCGCTGCCTGTTCAGAAGATCCCCGAGAACCAAGAGCTGTACTCGTGCACGGAGAAGGGCTTCCCCCCgaaggagcagctcctgccccaccaGCAGGCCCCGCTGGGGGAGCAGGCCTTCCCCTGCGTGCAGTGCGGGGAGGGGTTTTGCCCGAAGGTGGCCCTGCTCCGGCCGCAGCACGGCCCTGGGGCGGAGGCTCCGGCCGGCTGCGCCGCGGGCTTCAGCCCCGGCCCGCACCTCCTGGGGCACCTGGGGGTGCAGCCCGTCCTCGGGGAGGGCGCAGCCCCCGCGCCGCCCACCCCCGGGGCCGAGAAGCCCTTCATCTGCAACCAGTGCGGCAACAGCTTCGGCCTGTGGCTCTCCCTGGTGGCCCACCAGAAGACTCACGTCGGGCAGAAGGCCTTCCAGTGCCCCGAGCACGATAAGAGCTCCGGAGACGAGCTGTCCGCCAAGTCTCCCCAGGAGAAGGATTTGGATGGGAGAGCCTGGCTGTGCCCCGAGTGCGGGAGGAGCTTTGTCCAGTACGAGCGGCTGGTGAAGCACCGCCAGAACCACAGGGGCCGCGGGCCCTACCGCTGCGACGTCTGCGGGAAGCGCTTCAGCCTGAAGACCAACCTGGTGACGCACCAGCGCATCCACACCGGCGAGCGCCCCTTCACCTGCGGCGTCTGCGGCCGCCGCTTCAACCAGAAGGGAAACCTGGTGACGCACTACCGCACGCACACCGGCGAGCGCCCCTTCGCCTGCACCCAGTGCGGCAAGCGCTTCGCCCAGAAGCCCAACCTCATCGCCCACCAGAAGACCCACTCCGGCAGGCAGCCCTTCACCTGCCTCGAGTGCCCCAAGCGCTTCAAGAGCAAGCTCTCCCTCAGGGTCCACCAGCGCGTGCACGTCGTGGAGCAGCCCCAGAGCGAGCCGGGCCCGGGCCAGACGCCGCCCAGCCTGCAGGCGCACCCCGGCAGCCCCTACCCCTGCTCGCTCTGCGGGGAGTCCTTCGAGGAGCACGGCGAGCTGCAGCTGCACCGGCAGGGCCACGCCGGCGAGCGGGCCGCACGCCTGCGCCGAGTGCGGGAAGCGCTTCCGTCAGAAGGTGAACCTGGCCGTTCACCAGCGGACCCACACCGGGGAGCGCCCCTTCCACTGCGCCGAGTGCGGCAAGGGCTTCAGCCAGAAGGCGCACCTCCTGCGGCACCGCAGGACGCACACCGGCGGCGTGCCGCCCTCCTGCTGCGAGGGCGCCTGCCCCGC GGATCGCTGCCTCGGGAAGAGCTTCGGCCGGGAGCGCAGCCCCCGAACAGAGCGGAGAGTCCGTCCGGGGCAGCAGACATCCTTCTGCAGCTGATGCAGGAAGACCAGCAGCTGGTGTCCGGCTCGCACCACCCGCAGGAAGCGCCCGCGGGGCAGTGCCCCTGTAAGTGCGCCGAGGGCGGGGAAGGCCTGGCCGGGAAGCCGACTCTgcagccccagtgctgctgcgCCGACTGCGTGAgccagaggcagctgctgctgaagcccCAGCACGACTGCCGCGCCGAGATCTGGTGCAAGTACGGCGGCTGCGGCAGAAGCTTCGAGGACAAGAGAGTGCTGAGAGTGCCTGAGAGAGCGCATGGCGAAGAGAAAACCTCACCGTGCCCGAGCTGCTTGTAA